In Jaculus jaculus isolate mJacJac1 chromosome 11, mJacJac1.mat.Y.cur, whole genome shotgun sequence, the following proteins share a genomic window:
- the Gnb4 gene encoding guanine nucleotide-binding protein subunit beta-4, translating into MSELEQLRQEAEQLRNQIQDARKACNDTTLVQITSNMDSVGRIQMRTRRTLRGHLAKIYAMHWGRDSRLLVSASQDGKLIIWDSYTTNKMHAIPLRSSWVMTCAYAPSGNYVACGGLDNICSIYNLKTREGNVRVSRELPGHTGYLSCCRFIDDSQIITSSGDTTCALWDIETAQPTTTFTGHSGDVMSLSLGPDARTFVSGACDASSKLWDVRDGMCRQSFTGHVSDINAVTFFPNGYAFATGSDDATCRLFDLRADQELLMYSHDNIICGITSVAFSKSGRLLLAGYDDFNCNVWDTLKGDRAGVLAGHDNRVSCLGVTDDGMAVATGSWDSFLRIWN; encoded by the exons ATGAGTGAACTGGAACAGTTGAGGCAGGAGGCCGAACAGCTGCGCAACCAGATCCAG gaTGCTAGGAAAGCCTGTAATGATACAACGCTTGTtcag ATTACTTCGAACATGGACTCCGTGGGACGGATACAGATGCGAACGAGACGCACACTGCGAGGCCACCTCGCTAAGATCTACGCCATGCACTGGGGCCGGGACTCAAG GCTACTAGTCAGTGCTTCACAAGATGGAAAGTTAATCATTTGGGATAGCTATACGACCAATAAG ATGCATGCCATCCCGCTGAGATCCTCCTGGGTGATGACTTGTGCGTACGCTCCCTCCGGGAACTACGTCGCCTGCGGGGGCTTAGACAACATCTGCTCAATATACAACCTGAAGACCAGAGAGGGCAACGTGCGGGTGAGCCGGGAGCTGCCGGGCCACACAG GCTATTTGTCTTGCTGCCGCTTCATAGATGACAGCCAAATCATAACCAGCTCAGGAGACACAACTTG TGCTTTGTGGGACATTGAAACTGCACAGCCAACCACCACCTTCACAGGACACTCTGGGGATGTGATGAGCCTCTCCCTGGGTCCCGACGCACGGACCTTCGTTTCTGGGGCTTGCGATGCGTCTTCCAAACTGTGGGATGTTCGAGATGGAATGTGCAGACAGTCCTTCACGGGTCACGTCTCAGACATCAACGCCGTCACT tttttccccaatGGGTATGCCTTTGCCACCGGCTCTGACGATGCCACTTGCCGGCTCTTTGACCTCCGGGCAGACCAGGAGTTACTGATGTATTCTCACGACAACATAATCTGTGGAATCACTTCCGTTGCCTTCTCCAAAAGTGGGCGCCTGCTGCTGGCCGGTTACGACGACTTCAATTGCAATGTGTGGGACACCCTGAAAGGAGACCGCGCAG GTGTTCTTGCTGGTCATGACAACCGGGTCAGCTGCTTGGGTGTAACCGATGATGGCATGGCTGTGGCTACAGGCTCTTGGGACAGTTTTCTCAGaatctggaattaa